TTGTAAATCACTCTGAAAACTTTGTAAGAGTATCTGTAAGAATAATATTGTTCTCTTCTATAAAAGATTGTTAAATCAAAAAGATTCTGTAATATTTATGTTaacattatttcatcatttttttcagaTAACAAAACATACAAGCATTACACTTCTAAATGTATTGTAATACTAAAGCAGCACATGCTCTCTAAGAAACAAAACATTCAAAACTgaatataaagtagaaaaaaagttaCCATACAATACCAAGATGTGGATTAAGTCTAATCACAAgcttatatgtaaataaaattgtctGTCTGGTACCTTATCATAGAAAAATGGCTAGAGAGATTGTcaccatattttaaatatatgtactgGAAAACCTGAATTAGTGGCAGACAGAATGCACTGTGGGGTGCCCAGGTGAATACAATCATCCAAAAGGCCAACTGGTAGAATAACATAGCACAGCATAGCACAAATAGCACAGCATAGCATAGCATAACATAGCATAGAAAAGCATCATAAAAACTACCCCTAGTGAGTGTCTGAGTTAATAACACTAGCAAATCATAACTGAGTTCTGAATcattatcaataaaaaagaaaagcaaaacactgAATCAGTGTAGAAGACAGAAATAATGtaaccattaaaaaagaaaacgtgggccgggcgcggtggctcacgcctgtaatcccagcactttgggaggccgaggcgggcggatcacgaggtcaggagatcgagaccacggtgaaaccccgtctctactaaaaatacaaaaaattagccgggcgcagtggcgggcgcctgtagtcccagctactcgggaggctgaggcaggagaatggcgtgaacccggaagtggagcttgcagtgagcggagatcgcgccacagcactcccgcctgggcgacagaacgagactccgtctcaaaaaaaaaaaaaaaagaaaagaaaacgtggccaggcacggtggctcacacctgtaaccccagcactttgggaggccaaggcgggtggatcacctgaggtcaggagttggagaccagcctgaccaaaatggcgaaacaccatctctactaaaaatacaaaattaaccgggcatggtagtgcatgcctgtaatcccagctacttaggaggcctgaggcaggagaatcgcttgaacccaggaggcggaggttgcagtgagccgagattgcaccattgcactctagcctgggcaacaagagcaaaactccaactcaaaaaaacaaaaaaagtgaaagtggtaaattatttttaatgctaaCTATCATACTGTTTTGCACAGCTTTTGACACAGAGTTTAGTGGCATATCAAGCTAATATACCAAATAATTGCAAACAGAGAAATCTTCTTTTTTTGGCTTACTATCTGTGTGGACTTGGAAAATATttacctctctgaatctcagtattctcatatataaagtataaataatataaaaggcTGTTGAGAAGGTTAAGTGAACCCACATATGTAAAGCCTTGTAAAGTCTTATACATATTAATAAGTAATCACattagacagatagatagatagatagacagatagatgatagatgaatgATGGAAAATTTACAGGTCATTCAGGGAAGAACAACCAATCCTCAACCTAAGTACAAAATCAGAAGCAACTAAAGATTGAATAGGTCCAAACTGCCTTAGCTCATTAAGGTATAAGCATGGAAAGGTAAGACATTAGCTCATTAAGACTACAGTATACATACAAAGCCTGCTTAAAGTCactaaatagaaattataatcatttaaatcatatacatttaaattaggattatttaaatttaaataaattaaatttattttaaattatttaaatttaaataaattaaatttattttaaattatttaaatagtttggagaagaagaaaacaatgaccACTAAAGTTGAAGAAGTATACAGAGGATtcagagaaatgtttttaaatttaaaaatatcctatTTTTCAGTCAGTAGATTATAGTAATACAGGAAGGGCTCTGAGTCAGACAGAtaagtttgaatcctggcttcacTCTATGTCCTagagcaaattacttaacatctctatgtcttagtttcctcactgtaaaatggagataataaataaTGGTATCTACCTTGTTTGGTAGGTTAGaaggattaaaagagataatgcacATCAATGTCTGAGCCAATAAATGTTGTTGTTACTTAAGGATTGTCCTTTCTATAATTTCAGGTAAAATAGCAAAGATTTCGTGAGCATAAAGATACAGACATAGATTAAAGATAATATAATACAACCCATTCGAGCCATTGTCGGTCATCTCAAAGATGTATTTCCttaataaacaaaacattatCATTGGGTCAAATATTAGTGAACAACATAGCTTATCTGTTGAGTTAGTTTAGCAGTTCTCATATGGCAGTAGCAGTAGTGACTCATTTAGTTTTCTTCCCCTTACTGTGTCTAGCACAGAACATGGTAGCTGCTAAATGCCTTTCTTATGGTAGGTGGTCAATAAAGCTGAACTGAATTTATCTGCAGACAGCCCACTTGAACAGTGCTGTTTGAAATTTCTTTTATAGGTGACAGATCATTTAATTCTACACTTGTAAGACAAGGCCCAATAGCATGGTGCTTGAGAACATGGGTCCCAGAAATAGAAAGATCTGCATATGACTTCTAAGTATCAATCCTGATTTCATACAACATGATCAGGGCAAGTTAATCTTTCTAAGTTTCTTTCTGTGTTCATGAAATTGGGATAATAGGAATGGGTTGTCATTAGCGCAGTGTTTGGCATATGGACAGTGCTCACTTAATAATTGTTTCATATCAAAGTTCAGATAAAGGAGCTTGGGAAATAATCTATGCACCTACACTTGTGGAAAATGCTTCAAATTCTGGTGTTAAAGAGGACACACATACTTTTCTCTCATGAATGAGAAAACACTTCAATATcaaccctaaagactccatagCAACTTACACACATTTTCAACCATATGGATCTTTTCTTCTGTTATAAACTATATTTAGCACATATAAAACTTTCGTATTGAAAAGACTTTACAAgtaagcaggatttttttttcagagaatataaaaattttagaaaataagtacACTAataaagtgcattttaaaatttatgtgttaacaattaaaataaaagtctatTTGCTTTGAGCAAAATAATAATGTTCCTAAATTAACTGACTTTGTATTTTGCCATAACCGAATTTGGCAGATGCATCTCTCTTCTGCAATGAGATATAGCTTCTggaggaaaattaaaattttaagacaaaatattaaacaatttgaaaattcATATATCACATTAATTTGGTCAACTGAAATTTTATTAATGAAGATACGCACAAGTATAGTGAGctataggaattttaaaaagatgatcatAAATTCAAAGATCCATAATTCaccaaataataattttcaaatacttaAGCCATATAGTTTATGAACTTATTCAGAAATACACCTCAGATTTTATATAAAAGCATAACTaatgataattttagaaataatccTATTTTTACCCTGATTTTTCTCCACTGGTAGGAAAGTACAACCACAATAAGAAAAGTTTATTATATCACAataacttctttccttttttcctttatcttatgaataaaatagaaattttcaaatcATCTTTTATTTGTATACATCCTTATAGAAAAAATAgtagagaaactttaaaaatagctatAGTAAAATGTTATACCTTCCTAATCAACTACAATacagaattttataattatagtATTTCATAGTTGCTCATTATTAGAATTGACTGACTAAAATATTACAACTTTTAAATATCCAATTTTACTGcaaatttcaacaaattttcaaaaattctttttacCTAATAATGCTTTAGCTTTGGAAGATACAATGGATTAAAAATCATACTTTTCTGTTATGTATATAactaaatgtacatatatataactgAGTATATGTGcttatatatatgcgtatatttAATAAACAGATAAAGGAGCTTATATGTGTATAAGCATATATactcatttatatatatgtgtgtatacacacagttTCACAAATACTGTTTGTCATATGCAATCAAGAGAAATTAAACtcttatttaaagtatttttggcTTATATTTCCAATATCTTTAACaatttaataagaaagaaaatacttttataactacaattatagaaaaaaatgcatgagAAATGTATACTGCAAAATTTCATtacattcattttctaattttcatgtttGCAGTGAGATTTAACCAAATAGAAAACAtcttagaaaattaaacatattaaaagacTTAAgttaaaccaaacaaaaattttaaatgtcactAACCCAAAGCATGCACTGCTCCTCTATGCTTGCTGGAGCTCTTGCTTGTTTTAACCACACGAACAGCATTTTCTCTGAACTGCAGCTCacaaaaattttcaagaaattttgCCATTTCTTCTGTAACAGTATCCAGGTAAGTTTCTTTAATGAATTTCACCATTGAAGATGGAGCTAAAATTTCACATAGTGTGTTAAAATCCTCTTTTATTACTGAGTATAACTTAAGCATTGTACTTTGATATCCATGAGCTATTACATCTAAATTTGAATCTCTGTTGTAAGAAGGAAAGCAGTTCCACAGAAGATTAGCCAACAGTTTATTCTGTATGTTTTGGTATTTGATTATAACTTCTGATtctggataaagaaacaagagtTGTTGTAAGCACtgctttttcaataaaattttttgctgtgaattgtttatttcattatgGCTTTGTAATTTGCTCACTAAGAAGCGTCGAAGATGCAGTCTTATATCATCCCACATAGACTTGACATCCATAGAGGAATTATcttcaacagaatgaagagacgtCCTAGAGAGGAAATGGAAAGATGTTCCACTTAGGGTTGATGGGAATGAAACGCTGCTGTGGCAGGAGAGGTCCCAAAGTAAATCCAATgtcatttcttcttgattttgttCATTCTTCAACAAATCTTGCTAATGAAATTATAACATTAGAAATGTGATTAAGTGCAATAGAAAAAATGATTTCTATAGTCATATACAATTTCATAATAATTTCAGGTTGAAATCAATACTCTAAAATtccttaagattttatttttttgcatttgaaaTTTAATCAATTCAGATGTTTTAGAATGTTAGCTTTTATGGTCTACTAAACTTTGAATTGTTCATTTCAAACCTAGCTGATTATCTTTTCAATTAGATTTCTAGACATACAGTTTTTAGCCCTCATTGTTATCTACCCAATATACCCTGAGCTGTATAAAAACTCTGgcttaaaaattctaaatacaaATCTATAGTAAAATATTGATTGAAATGTATTCCTAATACAAAATAGATTCAAGATCATGCCCCTAATTCCTGGTAGACAATTTTCATGCTTGAATGAGTACACTTATTATTATAAAACCCCAAATGAACATATCATACAATACTTTAAAATCATTCTAGAATATAGATCTTTAAATATAGTATGTGCCTGGGGGTTACTAAAATATACCTTTCTGAGAagtaaattttaatacatttaaagattttaactttcatttaaatTCCTTTTTGAGAACTGTGTTAAGAAagattttactttgaaaattaatCTGAGAATATTTCAATTCTCTCCAAAGAAATAAcccaaaatgagaaaaagatacCCTCAGAATTATTCCCCAAAAGATGATATGAAATTATTCCTTTATACTTTCTGTGCTAGCAGAAAACAATGGTGGGTATAATTATGAATAGAAAGGGacaaaaaatttacttttttcttgggCTTTGAATTAGACACACACATTCTGCTTCCATGCTGACTTTCCTAATTATGTCTATTTTAGCTAATACTGAAATTAGTTTATATTCTCTAGGTAGAAACAAGCTGAttacaagagaaatgaaagcaaggTCCAAGTGGCATAAAATCAGGCTGGCTTTACAATTTCTTATTGATGAAGATACCAAAGGCATTATGTGTGATTCACAATTATGAACAATTCCTAGACAAATTCCAGGAATTTTCTCTCATTCACTGTAAGCACTGCAATGCCTAATGTTCTATctgtaataaataattatacCCAATAATTATACCAAGAAATGCTTTTTAAGTATTTATACAAACATTTCCTGGTTTATTCATAATGATAACTCTTTggcatatgtatttaaaaaccCAATTTACACACAAGGACTCTAAAATCAGGCATGCTTCAGTGACTTTTCAAAAGTCACATACAGTAAGGCACAGAACCAAGAAATGAtccctggcttctttctcttcatcCACATTCTTTCTGCTACACTCCAGAGAGCCACAAAGTACACATGACCTCTGTGtagcttctttctctctcctctactGCTATTGAGTTATTTTGATATTTCTGGAAAAGAAATTGTCCTTAGATAGGACACATCAGCATTACTGTAAATTCTATAAAGCAAATGAGTCATACTGGTGCCTCTGCCTTGGTTTTTTTAAGTCCGTAAATAACTGTAAATATTTGATCAAACAAAGAATAATAGATTACAGAGGTTTAGAACATATGTTTAGTATGATtgcttaaattttgaaaataacttcAGTACATCTGCCATAATGAGGACCTCTGTTTCTTATTTAAATCactagaaaattaacaagaaattttctatgaaaaaaacaGATGTATGAAAAATGCCATCAGGACTGACATTTTTTAGCATGTAGAAACTTGATAATAAGGTCATTTAAATCTGGATCTGTTTTAATAATGTGGTTCCTTCCTTAAAATAACATGATCAATTATGTAAAAAAACCTAGGACTGGGACAAGCCTATCAGTCTAATGAATTTGAGCAAAACTAAGGCGGCCTTTGCCCTGCAGTGAATAGAGAATGACTTATGTGTGACagattaaaagataattaaaagcGTTTGCTTTTAATTAAATGAGAAAGCATTATTACATCAGCATTAATGAAATTCAATACACATGCCTCTTAATAGAAATTAAAGGAATAACTATATCCATATTTATTCTTTAAGGATCCACCTTCAGGAGATAATGGGTGAGAGGTTTCCTTAAAAGAATAAGGCTTCAGGGCACAcagtcttcctttctcttccttttattacTTTGTAAAATTAAAGAGACATCTGAAATAATAACAACAGGCAAAAACTATTTTCATCTGATTCTGTCATCCTAAGCCATCTACAACCTCCAGATATTTTCCACATCTGTCTTAGTCAATGTTTGATGTTTAGACAAAAACAGtgccttt
The genomic region above belongs to Homo sapiens chromosome 5, GRCh38.p14 Primary Assembly and contains:
- the KIAA0825 gene encoding uncharacterized protein KIAA0825 isoform X8, translating into MDWDDEYSHNSFDLHCLLNSFPGDLEFEQIFSDIDEKIEQNAASIKHCIKEIQSEINKQCPGVQLQTTTDCFEWLTNYNYSTSESSFISHGDLIKFFKTLQDLLKNEQNQEEMTLDLLWDLSCHSSVSFPSTLSGTSFHFLSRTSLHSVEDNSSMDVKSMWDDIRLHLRRFLVSKLQSHNEINNSQQKILLKKQCLQQLLFLYPESEVIIKYQNIQNKLLANLLWNCFPSYNRDSNLDVIAHGYQSTMLKLYSVIKEDFNTLCEILAPSSMVKFIKETYLDTVTEEMAKFLENFCELQFRENAVRVVKTSKSSSKHRGAVHALG
- the KIAA0825 gene encoding uncharacterized protein KIAA0825 isoform 6 (isoform 6 is encoded by transcript variant 19), with the protein product MITSFLSIKHCIKEIQSEINKQCPGVQLQTTTDCFEWLTNYNYSTSESSFISHGDLIKFFKTLQDLLKNEQNQEEMTLDLLWDLSCHSSVSFPSTLSGTSFHFLSRTSLHSVEDNSSMDVKSMWDDIRLHLRRFLVSKLQSHNEINNSQQKILLKKQCLQQLLFLYPESEVIIKYQNIQNKLLANLLWNCFPSYNRDSNLDVIAHGYQSTMLKLYSVIKEDFNTLCEILAPSSMVKFIKETYLDTVTEEMAKFLENFCELQFRENAVRVVKTSKSSSKHRGAVHALG
- the KIAA0825 gene encoding uncharacterized protein KIAA0825 isoform 5 (isoform 5 is encoded by transcript variant 6), translating into MDWDDEYSHNSFDLHCLLNSFPGDLEFEQIFSDIDEKIEQNAASIKHCIKEIQSEINKQCPGVQLQTTTDCFEWLTNYNYSTSESSFISHGDLIKFFKTLQDLLKNEQNQEEMTLDLLWDLSCHSSVSFPSTLSGTSFHFLSRTSLHSVEDNSSMDVKSMWDDIRLHLRRFLVSKLQSHNEINNSQQKILLKKQCLQQLLFLYPESEVIIKYQNIQNKLLANLLWNCFPSYNRDSNLDVIAHGYQSTMLKLYSVIKEDFNTLCEILAPSSMVKFIKETYLDTVTEEMAKFLENFCELQFRENAVRVVKTSKSSSKHRGAVHALVTTECPQKGRNFSLPLDKVEFLSQLIKSFMKLEKGVQELFDEILLSLKITRDTSGLDASDFDML